In the genome of Mytilus edulis chromosome 14, xbMytEdul2.2, whole genome shotgun sequence, the window gttaaaacatgtttgtttgtGGATAAATCGCCATTGACATTGGAACCAGTTCAAGTCCAACAAATTGAATAAACTTGCGACCATGGCCGATTTGGCCATATATACAGGTTTAAATTCATTACCATGCATACATTTTGTAAAgctttcatagtttttttttcttttttcttttagatAAACCGGTACGATATGTTAATTAAGACTGATATGTGCATATATGTAATCCATTTAATACCAATGTGTTTGCTTTGtagaatgatttaaaaaatatatatatatatttatttcttttcagaACACTTGTTATGGCATCAGCTTATGTTTGTGACACTTGTTATAAGGCCAATATGTCATTGAATGGAGCAAAGTATTGCTCCAACTGTGGAGAAAGACTTTGTTCAGACTGCGCTGAAATACATACACTGGTTAAAGCGTTTAAATCTCACCATCTTATCGATCTGTTGTCAGTCGATTCCAATGTTCCAATATCTGACACAGAAATCTGCAACGTCCATTTGGGAATGCTCTTGGATTGCTACTGCCCAGATCATGAAATTGTGTGCTGTAGAACTTGTATTTCGAATGAACATAAGGTTTGTCAAAACTTACTTCCATTAGAACTTGCCTCAAACGATGTCAAAAATTCTGCACTATTTACCGattgcattaaaataagaaagcatCTAGTTGCATCTTTGAATGATTTAACCGATAACAGACGGTTATACTTGCAATCACTAGAGAAATCTAAGACAGCGATTAGTAAGCAAATCGGAGCAGTGAAATcgaaattattaaaacaaattgacGATTGGGAACGGAAACTTAATGACAGAGTGTCATCGCACCACCGCAAACAAGAAATGAAAATCAACAAACAAATGGAAGAAATATCCCAAGTCTTGGACACCTTAAAagcaaatgaaaaagaaatagatTACTTGAAGCGGCATGGATCGAATGATCAGCTGTTTATATCCTTGCGTCGTCAAGTTACAAATTCCCAAATCGCAGAAGTAAATATTCAGCAGATGGTATTGAGTTCAGAAGAAATCACTTTAACCTTTCCTGAAAACGAAGATTTCAAGATTGATTTCTTTGGCTCATTGTTAGAGGCTTCTACATCGTGTCATTTTCAATTTAAACCATGGAAGTTTCAGCAGGCCCAGGTTATAACTGAACCAACAAAGCGTATTGTTGGGTTTCAAAAGGACACGGAATTAAAACTAGGAAGTCCGAATTACAGGAAATATAATTTTTCGGATTTATCAGTGACTGAAGATGATAAGTTGCTTGTGACCAATGATTCGTCTTTAGATCCATTACTCTTTGTCTTCTGCGACTTCACATATGAAACAGAGATACGGTTTTCCTCTGTACCGAGATGTGTTGCTGTTATACCTGGTACTGACAAAGCCGTTGTTACATTACCTGAAATTGACcgtatacaatttataaacacCTCAAAGATGACATCGGGCGACAAAGTTAACGTTAGATTTAGATGTATTGTCATCGCGGCTGGGAGTGACAACATTTACGTTGGCGGAAATGGGggtattattaaaatattaaacacaGATGGGATAGTTCTTACAACACTTGAATCCGTAAATCTTAAATCAGATATTCATTCTTTGCTATACGATAACTTAAATGAGCAAATTATTGCTAGAATTGAGGACAAACTCCTGTGTCTGAAATTAGACGGAACAGAAGTATACAGTAGGCTCGCTTCCGGTATAGCAGGAGTAACACTTGATCGACATAGAAACATTTATTTCGGGGATTTCTATGCAAGTACCGTACAGAGAATGTCATTAAATGGACAAAATTGCGAGGAAATGCTAAACAAAAGCGATGAGATTAGCTTTCCCTCTGGAATGTGCTTTAACAATGACTGCACAAAGCTGTGTGTTATTAATAATGTCTCCACGGTTGTTTGTgtatacaaaacaaatgtttaaattgGTATAGACGAAAACGAGACGTTATTAATATATTGTGTCGGATACGAAATCGGGACTTACTTAAAATATGGAGCGTTCAAACTAAACAAATCAAATGCCAAGCATGTATCAAAATATAGAAACACTATGGCTATAGGATCAAAAGGGACCTATACATTATAGCCATATTCATTAAATCTTAACTTTACacgatacaatttaaaaaaaatatgaatgcgTTGGATAAAAAGCGccatttttatacgtgtgcatgtaaaactattttcttggtagaggggtctaaatacagcacaaacaacatttttttttatatatatatatgtttatatgatTGTGATACTATTAGTTACAAGGTGTgatagtgacctaatacgatatatatgggttcagtaaattccatatggggtgagagcgag includes:
- the LOC139504213 gene encoding uncharacterized protein, with translation MSLNGAKYCSNCGERLCSDCAEIHTLVKAFKSHHLIDLLSVDSNVPISDTEICNVHLGMLLDCYCPDHEIVCCRTCISNEHKVCQNLLPLELASNDVKNSALFTDCIKIRKHLVASLNDLTDNRRLYLQSLEKSKTAISKQIGAVKSKLLKQIDDWERKLNDRVSSHHRKQEMKINKQMEEISQVLDTLKANEKEIDYLKRHGSNDQLFISLRRQVTNSQIAEVNIQQMVLSSEEITLTFPENEDFKIDFFGSLLEASTSCHFQFKPWKFQQAQVITEPTKRIVGFQKDTELKLGSPNYRKYNFSDLSVTEDDKLLVTNDSSLDPLLFVFCDFTYETEIRFSSVPRCVAVIPGTDKAVVTLPEIDRIQFINTSKMTSGDKVNVRFRCIVIAAGSDNIYVGGNGGIIKILNTDGIVLTTLESVNLKSDIHSLLYDNLNEQIIARIEDKLLCLKLDGTEVYSRLASGIAGVTLDRHRNIYFGDFYASTVQRMSLNGQNCEEMLNKSDEISFPSGMCFNNDCTKLCVINNVSTVVCVYKTNV